The following coding sequences lie in one Miscanthus floridulus cultivar M001 chromosome 9, ASM1932011v1, whole genome shotgun sequence genomic window:
- the LOC136483933 gene encoding uncharacterized protein: MMINRRLFNHPAKSGTNQPDPSPRAATAKRREAASPPALPVLPPVSRHRRCFPSSREPTPSFAPVPRLESHPIPPGRLLYTLDRPPGPLMEAETGGTRPAAAEAMKKAKKDGVVKEVIRLERESVIPILKPKLVMKLSYLIERENDRAEFMKLCKRVEYTIRAWYLLQFDDLMQLFSLFDPVNGEKSLEQQGMTSNELDTLELNFLTYLFQIMEKSNFKLLSDEEYEVAQSGQYLLNLPIKVDESKVDSKLLTRYFREHPHDNLPAFANKYIIFRRGIGIDRTTDYFFMEKVDVIISRVWRSLLRITRIDRLFSKKLVLSRKDTKKTDEINDDVEEPDLFVERVRIEKMELSIKNLLRKMTIQEPTFERMIVVYRRASSESKPDRGIFVKHFKHIPMADMELVLPEKKNPSLTPMDWVTFLISAVIGLVTLIGSLEMPKADIWVVTAILSGLIGYCAKIYFTFQANMVGYQNLITKSMYDKQLDSGRGTLLHLCDDVIQQEVKEVIISYYILMEQGKATVQDLDLRCEQLIKEEFGMECNFDVVDAVKKLEKLGIVSRDSIGRILCVPLKRANEIIGTTTEEMVMRAQQAPAGS; this comes from the exons ATGATGATTAATCGACGGTTATTTAATCACCCTGCCAAATCCGGAACCAACCAACCGGACCCCTCCCCTCGTGCCGCCACCGCGAAAAGGCGCGAAGCAGCATCGCCCCCGGCCCTCCCCGTCCTCCCTCCCGTCTCCCGGCATCGCCGTTGCTTTCCGTCTTCCCGCGAACCGACGCCATCCTTCGCGCCGGTTCCACGGCTCGAATCGCATCCGATCCCGCCCGGGCGCCTCCTCTATACATTGGACCGACCTCCCGGGCCGCTGATGGAGGCGGAGACGGGAGGGACGAGGcccgcggcggcggaggcgatgaagaaggcgaagaagGACGGGGTGGTCAAGGAGGTGATACGGCTCGAGCGCGAGTCCGTCATCCCCATCCTCAAGCCCAAGCTCGTCATGAAGCTCAGCTACCTCATCG AGCGTGAGAATGACCGTGCTGAGTTCATGAAGCTATGTAAGAGGGTGGAGTACACAATCCGTGCTTGGTACCTTCTGCAGTTTGATGATCTAATG CAACTGTTTTCTTTATTCGATCCTGTTAATGGCGAGAAGAGTTTGGAGCAGCAGGGCATGACATCCAATGAGCTCGACACTTTAGAACTCAATTTCTTAACCTACCTTTTTCAG ATTATGGAAAAGAGCAACTTCAAGTTGTTATCTGACGAAGAGTATGAGGTAGCGCAGTCTGGTCAGTATCTTCTAAACCTCCCGATCAAGGTTGATGAATCCAAG GTAGACAGCAAGTTATTGACAAGGTACTTTAGGGAGCACCCACATGACAATCTACCAGCATTTGCTAATAAG TATATTATCTTCCGTCGGGGCATTGGAATTGATCGGACAACTGACTACTTCTTCATGGAAAAAGTGGATGTCATCATATCTCGAGTATGGAGGTCATTGCTTCGAATCACAAG GATCGATAGATTGTTCTCGAAGAAACTAGTACTGTCAAGAAAGGACACAAAGAAGACTGACGAAATAAATGATGATGTAGAAGAGCCAGATCTCTTCGTTGAGCGTGTACGTATAGAGAAAATGGAACTGAG CATAAAGAATCTATTAAGAAAAATGACAATTCAAGAGCCTACATTTGAAAGGATGATCGTGGTGTATAG GAGGGCTAGCTCAGAAAGTAAGCCAGATCGAGGGATATTTGTAAAGCACTTCAAGCACATTCCGATGGCCGATATGGAGTTAGTCCTG CCAGAGAAGAAAAACCCTAGTTTAACACCGATGGATTGGGTTACATTTCTAATTTCTGCTGTGATTGGTTTG GTCACTCTAATAGGTAGTCTAGAAATGCCAAAGGCTGACATATGGGTTGTCACAGCTATCTTATCTGGTCTGATTGGATACTGTGCGAAGATATACTTCAC ATTCCAAGCAAATATGGTTGGATACCAAAACTTGATTACAAAGTCAATGTATGATAAGCAGCTTGATAGTGGAAGAGGAACACTTCTTCACTTGTGTGATGATGTGATCCAGCAAGAA GTTAAGGAGGTTATCATTTCTTACTATATTTTGATGGAGCAAGGAAAGGCCACTGTACAG GATCTTGATTTACGTTGCGAACAGCTCATCAAAGAAGAGTTTGGTATGGAGTGCAATTTTGATGTTGTGGATGCTGTAAAGAAGCTAGAGAAACTCGGTATTGTTTCTCGG GACTCAATCGGGAGGATCCTATGTGTCCCATTGAAGCGCGCAAATGAGATCATAGGGACAACTACTGAAGAAATGGTGATGCGAGCCCAGCAAGCCCCTGCTGGTTCATAA
- the LOC136482363 gene encoding succinate dehydrogenase assembly factor 2, mitochondrial-like, giving the protein MAAALLRRALHLRRVLPSTAVTAAAAASAQRLAPAFSTTPTPTTSQQNAATTTIDLSSGESRRRLLNRLVYRSKQRGFLELDLVLGTWVEQHVHGMDEANIRALLQVLDLENPDLWKWLTSQEQPPEDLNSNPVFAAIKSKVTDNLTKHASPKTRSTPGQPWVRGWDDIKKGKDGPKYGNQ; this is encoded by the exons ATGGCGGCCGCGCTGCTCCGCCGCGCGCTCCACCTCCGCCGCGTGCTCCCCTCGACCgccgtcaccgccgccgccgccgcctccgcgcaGCGCCTCGCCCCCGCCTTCTCGACCACCCCGACCCCGACGACCTCCCAGCAgaacgccgccaccaccacgatCGACCTCTCCTCCGGCgagagccgccgccgcctcctcaacAG GTTGGTGTACCGGAGCAAGCAGCGGGGGTTCCTGGAGCTGGACCTGGTGCTGGGGACCTGGGTCGAGCAGCACGTGCACGGCATGGACGAGGCCAACATCCGCGCCCTCCTGCAAGTGCTCGACCTC GAAAACCCAGATTTGTGGAAATGGCTGACTAGTCAGGAGCAGCCACCAGAGGATCTGAATTCTAATCCG GTGTTTGCTGCCATCAAATCAAAGGTAACAGATAACCTAACCAAGCATGCTTCTCCCAAGACCCGATCAACACCAGGTCAACCATGGGTTAGAGGATGGGACGACATAAAGAAAGGCAAAGATGGACCCAAGTATGGAAATCAGTGA
- the LOC136483934 gene encoding uncharacterized protein — protein MASPRILRKSSCTRLPGPVNFWSNWWWSCAAGLALGSLAPWRERHVAGASREKRDSERRVTMDRHAASTLPREGTPQWLRQSVAQQHLHGSTSRHARAKRRKGTEGKPATALPCHQSPLHPSYLLLATRPTTACSATRRSFHSRPLLSLQQPACGEMALQAPSSLLRAPAPASPLRSSFSAPCSLRRLAPARRRVARAATAARITMRVASKQAYICRDCGYIYNDRTPFDKLADNYFCPVCGAPKRRFRPYEPAVAKNANSTDVRKARKEQLKKEESLGQALPIAIIAGIIALAGLYFYLNNVYT, from the exons ATGGCTAGCCCCCGGATCCTGAGAAAAAGTAGCTGTACACGTCTGCCCGGGCCCGTCAACTTTTGGAGCAACTGGTGGTGGTCTTGCGCTgctgggttggcactcggcagtTTGGCGCCTTGGCGAGAGCGCCATGTGGCAGGGGCGTCCAGAGAAAAAAGGGATAGCGAGCGAAGGGTCACCATGGACCGCCACGCAGCTTCCACACTGCCCAGGGAAGGGACCCCGCAGTGGCTGCGCCAGTCAGTAGCCCAGCAGCACCTGCACGGCTCCACCTCACGCCACGCGCGCGCCAAAAGGCGAAAAGGGACAGAGGGAAAACCAGCGACGGCGCTGCCCTGCCACCAATCGCCTCTCCATCCCTCTTATCTCCTCCTCGCCACCAGGCCCACCACCGCCTGCTCTGCTACTCGTCGCTCGTTCCATTCTCGGCCGCTGCTCTCGTTGCAGCAGCCTGCGTGCGGCGAGATGGCCCTGCAGGCCCCGTCGTCTCTTCTGCGCGCGCCGGCGCCCGCGTCGCCGCTCCGGTCCTCGTTCTCCGCGCCGTGCTCGCTGCGGCGGCTGGCGCCGGCGCGCCGGCGGGTGGCCAGGGCGGCCACGGCCGCGCGGATCACCATGCGGGTCGCGTCCAAGCAGGCCTACATCTGCCGTGACTGCGG GTACATCTACAACGACAGGACGCCGTTCGACAAGCTGGCCGATAACTACTTCTGCCCTG TTTGTGGAGCTCCAAAGAGAAGGTTCAGACCCTACGAGCCGGCAGTCGCTAAGAATGCAAACTCCACTGATGTtaggaaggcaaggaaggagcaGCTGAAGAAAGAGGAATCCTTGGG GCAAGCCTTGCCTATTGCTATTATCGCCGGGATCATTGCCCTGGCTGGCCTGTACTTCTACCTCAACAATGTCTACACTTAA